From a single Halogeometricum sp. S3BR5-2 genomic region:
- a CDS encoding thiamine pyrophosphate-dependent enzyme — MSEENDGSGEETETWSEPGQPGDFRQLLDDDGELLDDAAVPDLGDDELLGLYRTMVATRTLEEKMLNMQRSGEASLVARSLGEEATALGAAAALGEDDWVFYTYRQNAALLHWDVPMAEIILGVTGQAPETVAEGLGDWESPVNFSPDYTPVGVNVTNAAGSAMTDKFRDRDNVSMAFIGDGSTSEGSFHDGMNFAGVFDAPVVVVVQNNQWAISEPSKRQTGAETFAKKAEAYGVPHERVDGNDVLAVYEAAEEAVERAREGGGATLIECVTYRMGNHNTSDNASLYREEEELKEEWADRDPIERFFSYLDGESLLDDDEREEIREEVDDEVDDAVATARDVPDSDPMRMFDHHLHGTSWREAHQRTEFQRERDGENPFTDFTGEEFDTDQWADEGPSLDVDASPLDPEEADAETMDIVTAVNRTLHQEMDRDDDTRALGYDIGPLGGVFRATDGLLDEFGESRVIDTPLSENGIIGTAAGMAMRDDRPIPEIEFMGFFYPAFGQFMYAVAKMYKRTGGEVAMPMTIRMPYGGGIKALEYHQESTETFEIHAPGVRVVCPSTPYQTKGLLASSIRCDDPVVFMEPKQIYRGMEGEVPTEEYTLPLDEARVVSEGEDVTVLTWGAMLPEAKQAAESVDADVEVVDLVTLSPLDVETILESVKKTGRCVVVQESRRTLGLGSELSALLNEYALDRLKAPVKRASGYDVHFPANDIEDDYLTDAARAESAIEAVMSYEF; from the coding sequence ATGTCTGAGGAGAACGACGGGTCCGGAGAAGAGACCGAGACGTGGTCCGAACCGGGCCAACCGGGCGACTTCCGCCAACTGCTCGACGACGACGGCGAACTCCTCGACGACGCGGCGGTACCGGACCTCGGGGACGACGAACTCCTCGGCCTCTACCGAACGATGGTGGCCACGCGGACACTCGAAGAGAAGATGCTCAACATGCAACGGAGCGGGGAGGCCAGCCTCGTCGCGCGGTCGCTCGGCGAGGAGGCGACGGCCCTCGGCGCCGCCGCGGCCCTCGGCGAGGACGACTGGGTGTTCTACACCTACCGGCAGAACGCCGCGCTTCTGCACTGGGACGTACCGATGGCCGAAATCATCCTCGGCGTGACGGGACAAGCCCCCGAAACGGTCGCGGAGGGACTCGGCGACTGGGAGTCGCCGGTGAACTTCTCGCCCGACTACACGCCCGTCGGCGTCAACGTGACGAACGCCGCCGGGTCGGCGATGACCGACAAGTTCCGGGACAGAGACAACGTCTCGATGGCGTTCATCGGCGACGGGTCGACCAGCGAGGGGTCGTTCCACGACGGGATGAACTTCGCGGGCGTGTTCGACGCGCCCGTCGTCGTCGTCGTCCAGAACAACCAGTGGGCCATCTCCGAACCGTCGAAGCGGCAGACCGGCGCGGAGACGTTCGCGAAGAAGGCGGAGGCCTACGGCGTCCCACACGAACGCGTCGACGGCAACGACGTACTCGCCGTCTACGAGGCGGCCGAGGAGGCCGTCGAACGCGCCCGCGAGGGCGGCGGCGCGACGCTCATCGAGTGCGTCACCTACCGGATGGGCAACCACAACACCTCCGACAACGCGAGCCTCTACCGCGAGGAGGAGGAACTGAAAGAGGAGTGGGCCGACCGCGACCCCATCGAGCGGTTCTTCTCGTACCTCGACGGCGAGAGCCTCCTCGACGACGACGAACGCGAGGAGATTCGGGAGGAGGTCGACGACGAGGTGGACGACGCCGTGGCGACGGCCCGCGACGTGCCGGACTCGGACCCCATGCGGATGTTCGACCACCACCTCCACGGCACGTCGTGGCGCGAAGCCCACCAGCGAACCGAGTTTCAGCGGGAACGCGACGGCGAGAACCCGTTCACCGACTTCACCGGCGAGGAGTTCGACACCGACCAGTGGGCCGACGAGGGGCCGTCGCTCGACGTGGACGCCTCCCCCCTCGACCCCGAGGAGGCCGACGCCGAGACGATGGACATCGTGACGGCCGTGAACCGGACGCTCCACCAGGAGATGGACCGCGACGACGACACGCGCGCCCTCGGGTACGACATCGGACCGCTGGGCGGCGTCTTCCGCGCGACGGACGGACTGCTCGACGAATTCGGCGAGTCGCGGGTGATAGACACGCCCCTCTCGGAGAACGGAATAATCGGCACCGCCGCGGGGATGGCGATGCGCGACGACCGGCCGATTCCCGAAATCGAGTTCATGGGCTTCTTCTACCCCGCGTTCGGCCAGTTCATGTACGCCGTCGCGAAGATGTACAAGCGGACCGGCGGCGAGGTGGCGATGCCGATGACGATTCGGATGCCGTACGGCGGCGGCATCAAGGCGCTGGAGTACCACCAGGAGTCCACCGAGACGTTCGAGATTCACGCCCCGGGCGTCCGCGTCGTCTGCCCGTCGACGCCGTACCAGACGAAGGGTCTCCTGGCGTCGAGCATCCGCTGTGACGACCCGGTCGTGTTCATGGAACCCAAGCAGATATACCGCGGTATGGAGGGTGAGGTGCCGACGGAGGAGTACACGCTCCCCCTCGACGAGGCCCGCGTCGTCAGCGAGGGCGAGGATGTGACCGTCCTGACGTGGGGAGCGATGCTCCCCGAGGCGAAACAGGCCGCCGAGAGCGTCGACGCCGACGTCGAGGTCGTCGACCTCGTCACGCTCTCCCCGCTGGACGTCGAGACGATTCTGGAGTCGGTGAAGAAGACGGGTCGGTGCGTCGTCGTCCAGGAGAGCAGGCGGACGCTCGGTCTCGGTTCGGAGCTGTCGGCCCTGCTCAACGAGTACGCGCTGGACCGCCTGAAAGCGCCGGTCAAGCGCGCCTCCGGGTACGACGTGCACTTCCCCGCGAACGACATCGAGGACGACTACCTGACCGACGCCGCGCGCGCCGAAAGCGCCATCGAGGCGGTGATGAGCTATGAGTTCTGA
- the lpdA gene encoding dihydrolipoyl dehydrogenase, producing the protein MSDQQIPNETELLVVGAGPGGYVAAIRAGQLGLDVTLVEKEAVGGTCLNYGCIPSKALISAADTAHDAAGAENRGVRADPEVHLEETVEWKDDVVDRLTGGVEQLCEAAGATVVEGVAEFVDETTATVRTDDGEAELSFEDAVVATGSRPVELPGFAFEDDPILDSRGALALDEAPDSLLVVGGGYIGMELAGVYAKVGTDVTVVEMLDEVLPGYGEAASELVRERAADLGVDFRFGEQADEWTEADDGVRVTTVTEDGEESEYDADRVLVVVGREPVTDTANLEEIGVETNEDGFVETDGQGRTTLDNVFAVGDAAGEPMVAHKGMREGEVVAEVIAGEPAALDYQAVPTVVFTDPEIATVGMTESDAEEAGYDTVVGEMPLRANGRALTLDEEEGFVRVVADDDEGYLLGAQIVAPEASELIAEFGLALELGATLDDVSATIHTHPTLSEAAKEAAANASGRAIHTQND; encoded by the coding sequence ATGTCCGACCAACAGATACCGAACGAAACGGAACTGCTCGTCGTCGGCGCCGGTCCGGGCGGGTACGTCGCCGCCATCCGCGCCGGCCAACTCGGACTCGACGTGACCCTCGTCGAGAAGGAGGCCGTCGGCGGGACCTGTCTCAACTACGGCTGTATCCCCTCGAAGGCGCTCATCTCCGCCGCGGACACCGCACACGACGCCGCCGGGGCCGAGAACCGCGGCGTCCGCGCCGACCCGGAGGTGCACCTCGAAGAGACCGTCGAGTGGAAGGACGACGTCGTCGACAGACTCACCGGCGGCGTCGAGCAACTCTGCGAGGCGGCGGGCGCCACCGTCGTCGAGGGCGTCGCCGAGTTCGTCGACGAGACGACGGCGACCGTCCGCACGGACGACGGCGAAGCGGAACTGTCGTTCGAGGACGCCGTCGTGGCGACGGGGAGTCGCCCCGTCGAACTGCCCGGGTTCGCGTTCGAGGACGACCCGATTCTCGATTCCCGAGGAGCGCTCGCCCTCGACGAGGCGCCCGATTCGCTCCTCGTCGTCGGCGGCGGCTACATCGGGATGGAACTGGCGGGCGTCTACGCGAAAGTCGGCACCGACGTCACCGTCGTCGAGATGCTGGACGAGGTGCTTCCCGGCTACGGCGAGGCGGCGAGCGAACTCGTCCGCGAACGGGCGGCGGACCTCGGCGTCGACTTCCGCTTCGGCGAACAGGCCGACGAGTGGACCGAGGCGGACGACGGCGTCCGGGTGACGACGGTCACCGAGGACGGCGAGGAGAGCGAGTACGACGCCGACCGCGTCCTCGTCGTCGTCGGGCGCGAACCCGTTACTGACACGGCGAACCTCGAAGAAATCGGCGTCGAGACGAACGAGGACGGGTTCGTGGAGACGGACGGACAGGGTCGGACGACCCTCGACAACGTGTTCGCCGTCGGCGACGCGGCCGGCGAACCGATGGTCGCTCACAAGGGGATGCGCGAGGGCGAAGTCGTCGCGGAGGTAATCGCCGGCGAACCCGCCGCCCTCGACTATCAGGCGGTTCCGACCGTCGTGTTCACCGACCCCGAGATAGCGACGGTGGGCATGACCGAGTCCGACGCCGAGGAGGCGGGCTACGACACCGTCGTCGGCGAGATGCCCCTCCGCGCGAACGGCCGCGCCCTCACCTTGGACGAGGAGGAGGGGTTCGTCCGCGTCGTCGCCGACGACGACGAGGGCTACCTCCTCGGCGCGCAGATAGTCGCCCCGGAGGCCTCGGAACTGATCGCCGAGTTCGGCCTCGCCCTCGAACTCGGGGCGACGCTCGACGACGTCTCCGCGACCATCCACACCCACCCGACGCTCTCGGAGGCGGCGAAGGAGGCGGCCGCGAACGCGTCGGGTCGCGCGATTCACACGCAGAACGACTGA